One Endozoicomonas gorgoniicola DNA window includes the following coding sequences:
- the gcvP gene encoding aminomethyl-transferring glycine dehydrogenase, with translation MAVEKQALEQLEHNNAFTGRHIGPDTKEQQAMLNLLDADSVEALIKDTVPGAIHMQQPLNVSDSKTEQQALAHLRSLADQNRVFKSYIGMGYHNTHVPPVIQRNVLENPGWYTAYTPYQPEVSQGRLEALLNYQQMVMDLTGMEVANASLLDESTAAAEAMALCRRSNRSKHSVFFVADDVHPQTIEVIQTRAANMGIQVVVGNPYTDLDQHDIFGIQLQYPGTYGEIGDIASIIKQARQQQAMVSVAADLLALVILKSPGELGADIALGNTQRFGVPMGFGGPHAAYFATSARLKRSIPGRIIGVSVDSRGNQALRMAMQTREQHIRREKATSNICTAQALLANMAGFYATYHGARGLKVIAERVHRLTTILAKGLTTFGIHCNTSYFDTLTIRVGSDQSTVYKKALDSGCNLRRVGNDQLGISLDETTTREDISQLFDIILGAGNDLDIEQLDIEQLDIKQLDIKQVDAQINASGIQPEQRRNDAILTHPTFSLYHSETNMLRYLKQLENKDYSLTHGMIPLGSCTMKLNASAEMLPVSWPEFANIHPFAPRDQVQGYMTMIRELEQDLVNITGYDALSMQPNSGAQGEYAGLLAIRNYQKANGQAHRNICLIPSSAHGTNPASAAMSGLEVVIVECDSNGNVDVNDLRAKAEQYSEQLSALMITYPSTHGVFEEEVRTICSIIHEHGGQVYMDGANMNALVGIAQPGQFGSDVSHLNLHKTFAIPHGGGGPGMGPIGVKQHLAPYLPNHRVSPVKGEHEGTGAVAAAPFGSSSILPISWMYIKMLGHTGLKKSSEVAILSANYIAGRLSEHYNVLYRGRNNRVAHECIIDIRPIKDVSGITEEDIAKRLMDYGFHAPTMSFPVAGTLMIEPTESESKAEIDRFVDALIAIRQEVRKVENGEWPVDNNPLVHAPHTLADLADSGWDRPYSREDAVFPAGIQAGKYWPAVNRVDNAFGDRHFVCSCPPTDVYRC, from the coding sequence ATGGCCGTTGAAAAACAGGCACTTGAGCAACTGGAGCATAACAATGCATTTACCGGACGCCACATTGGCCCGGATACTAAAGAGCAACAGGCTATGTTGAACCTGCTGGACGCAGACTCGGTGGAAGCGCTGATTAAAGATACCGTCCCCGGGGCTATCCATATGCAGCAGCCCCTGAACGTCAGCGACAGCAAGACTGAGCAGCAGGCGCTCGCTCACCTGCGCTCTCTTGCAGACCAGAACAGGGTGTTCAAATCGTACATTGGCATGGGTTACCACAACACACATGTGCCGCCTGTTATTCAACGTAATGTGCTGGAAAACCCTGGCTGGTACACGGCTTACACGCCTTACCAGCCAGAAGTATCCCAGGGGCGTCTGGAAGCCCTGCTGAACTATCAGCAAATGGTCATGGATCTGACCGGCATGGAAGTCGCCAACGCTTCGCTTCTGGATGAGTCAACGGCAGCCGCTGAAGCCATGGCACTGTGCCGGAGGTCAAATCGCAGCAAACATTCCGTTTTCTTTGTTGCCGATGACGTTCATCCCCAAACCATCGAAGTGATTCAGACCCGCGCGGCAAATATGGGGATTCAGGTGGTGGTCGGCAACCCATATACCGACCTTGATCAGCACGACATCTTTGGCATACAGCTGCAATACCCCGGTACCTATGGCGAAATAGGCGACATTGCCAGCATTATTAAACAGGCCCGACAGCAGCAAGCCATGGTATCGGTGGCTGCAGACCTGCTGGCATTGGTGATACTGAAGTCACCGGGTGAACTGGGTGCCGATATTGCGCTTGGCAACACCCAGCGCTTTGGGGTTCCCATGGGATTTGGTGGCCCGCATGCTGCCTACTTTGCCACCAGCGCCAGGCTGAAGCGCTCCATTCCCGGCCGGATTATTGGCGTTTCGGTGGACAGCCGTGGCAATCAGGCGTTGCGTATGGCGATGCAGACCCGTGAGCAACATATACGACGGGAAAAGGCAACGTCCAATATCTGTACTGCCCAGGCTCTGCTGGCCAATATGGCAGGCTTTTATGCAACTTATCACGGTGCCAGAGGGCTGAAGGTTATTGCCGAACGCGTGCATCGCCTGACCACTATTCTGGCCAAAGGACTGACCACTTTCGGGATACACTGTAATACCTCATACTTTGACACACTGACCATCCGGGTCGGTAGCGATCAGAGTACTGTCTATAAAAAAGCCCTGGATTCAGGCTGCAACCTGCGAAGGGTAGGCAATGATCAGCTGGGCATCAGTCTGGACGAAACCACCACCCGCGAAGATATCAGTCAGTTGTTTGATATTATCCTGGGCGCAGGCAACGATCTTGATATCGAGCAGCTTGATATCGAACAACTTGATATCAAACAGCTTGATATCAAACAAGTGGATGCCCAGATAAACGCCTCTGGTATTCAACCGGAACAGCGTCGCAACGATGCCATTCTGACTCACCCGACCTTCAGCCTATACCACTCAGAAACGAATATGCTGCGTTACCTGAAACAGCTGGAGAACAAGGACTACTCCCTGACCCATGGCATGATTCCGCTGGGTTCCTGCACCATGAAACTGAATGCCTCGGCTGAAATGTTGCCGGTTTCATGGCCGGAGTTTGCCAATATTCACCCTTTTGCCCCAAGGGATCAGGTGCAGGGTTATATGACCATGATCCGGGAACTGGAACAGGACCTGGTCAATATTACCGGCTATGATGCGCTGTCGATGCAGCCAAACTCTGGCGCCCAGGGTGAATATGCGGGCCTGCTGGCGATACGCAACTATCAGAAAGCCAATGGACAGGCACATCGCAATATCTGCCTGATTCCATCCTCTGCCCACGGCACCAACCCGGCTTCTGCCGCCATGTCAGGACTGGAAGTGGTGATTGTTGAGTGCGACAGTAACGGCAATGTCGATGTTAACGACCTGCGAGCCAAAGCAGAACAATACAGTGAACAACTGTCTGCCCTGATGATCACCTACCCGTCGACCCACGGCGTCTTCGAAGAAGAAGTTCGTACTATCTGCTCGATTATTCATGAACACGGCGGACAGGTTTATATGGACGGCGCCAATATGAACGCCCTGGTTGGCATTGCCCAGCCCGGACAGTTTGGTTCTGACGTCTCGCACCTGAACCTTCATAAAACCTTCGCCATTCCACACGGTGGCGGTGGTCCCGGCATGGGGCCGATTGGCGTTAAACAACATCTGGCACCTTATCTGCCCAACCATCGTGTCAGCCCTGTAAAAGGAGAACATGAAGGCACAGGAGCCGTGGCAGCAGCGCCGTTTGGCAGTTCATCCATTCTTCCAATCAGCTGGATGTATATAAAGATGCTGGGACACACCGGTTTGAAAAAATCGTCAGAAGTCGCCATTCTCAGCGCCAACTACATTGCCGGGCGATTGTCAGAGCATTACAACGTACTTTACCGTGGGCGTAATAATCGTGTTGCCCATGAGTGCATTATTGATATTCGCCCGATTAAAGACGTCAGTGGCATTACAGAGGAAGACATTGCCAAACGACTGATGGATTATGGTTTTCATGCACCCACCATGTCCTTTCCTGTGGCAGGTACCCTGATGATTGAACCGACTGAGTCCGAATCCAAGGCAGAAATTGACCGCTTTGTCGATGCTCTGATTGCCATTCGTCAGGAGGTCAGAAAAGTCGAGAACGGAGAGTGGCCAGTGGATAACAACCCGCTGGTTCATGCCCCACATACTCTGGCCGACCTGGCTGATTCCGGCTGGGATCGCCCCTATTCAAGAGAAGACGCTGTATTCCCCGCCGGTATTCAGGCGGGAAAATACTGGCCTGCCGTAAACCGGGTCGATAACGCTTTCGGTGACAGGCATTTTGTCTGCAGCTGCCC
- a CDS encoding L-serine ammonia-lyase, with product MGLSIFDLFKIGVGPSSSHTVGPMVAANRFLGELSDKQLLNQVDSIKIDLFGALAMTGSGHATDTAILLGLLGEQPDRLDPDKAPELLRTIKDSGQIHLAGQHPVAFRQEQHLQFHFGQSLPAHPNGMTLTVRDHAGIVLHNNNYYSVGGGFVLDEQEASTAQTRPTSPRTIPYPFDNGRELLQRCEDNNLTIAEVVMANERHLARYPDIEQQILHIWNVMAQCIDRGCAKDGELPGGLHVVRRAHGLHQKLLNRKAHQKDQLELMDWVSLFALAVNEENAMGGRVVTAPTNGAAGVIPAVLAYYVRFVDSGDEQNTVEESIVTFIATAAAIGMLYKKNASISAAEVGCQGEIGVACSMAAGGLCAILGGSPLQIENAAEIGMEHNLGLTCDPVGGLVQVPCIERNTMGAVKAINAARLALIGTGEHRVSLDDVIETMHQTGLDMQDKYKETATGGLAVNVVMC from the coding sequence ATGGGCCTGAGTATCTTTGACCTGTTCAAAATTGGCGTAGGGCCCTCCTCATCCCACACAGTGGGGCCGATGGTGGCTGCCAACCGCTTTCTTGGCGAACTGTCAGACAAACAGTTGCTGAATCAGGTCGACAGTATCAAGATCGACCTGTTCGGCGCACTGGCGATGACGGGGTCCGGCCATGCGACCGATACAGCCATACTTCTGGGCTTACTGGGTGAGCAGCCTGACCGCCTTGATCCGGACAAAGCACCAGAGTTACTCAGAACCATAAAAGACTCAGGGCAGATTCACCTTGCCGGACAACACCCCGTTGCCTTCCGTCAGGAACAACACCTGCAGTTTCACTTCGGGCAGTCGTTACCAGCCCATCCCAATGGTATGACCCTGACCGTCAGAGACCATGCTGGCATTGTTCTTCATAACAATAACTACTACTCCGTCGGGGGCGGCTTTGTACTGGATGAGCAGGAAGCCAGTACAGCCCAGACCCGACCCACCAGCCCCCGAACCATTCCCTACCCCTTCGACAATGGCAGAGAACTTCTGCAACGCTGTGAAGACAATAACCTGACTATTGCCGAAGTGGTGATGGCGAATGAACGCCACCTCGCCCGCTACCCCGATATTGAGCAGCAGATTCTGCATATCTGGAACGTTATGGCGCAATGCATTGACCGGGGCTGCGCAAAGGACGGGGAACTGCCGGGTGGGTTGCATGTCGTCCGTCGAGCCCACGGCCTGCATCAGAAGCTGCTCAACCGTAAGGCTCACCAGAAAGATCAGCTGGAGCTGATGGACTGGGTCAGCCTGTTTGCCCTGGCCGTTAATGAAGAAAATGCCATGGGTGGTCGTGTCGTCACAGCCCCCACCAACGGTGCCGCCGGAGTAATTCCTGCGGTTCTGGCCTACTACGTGCGTTTTGTAGACAGCGGCGATGAACAGAACACCGTTGAAGAGAGCATAGTCACTTTTATCGCAACAGCTGCGGCTATTGGAATGCTTTATAAAAAAAACGCTTCCATCTCAGCCGCTGAAGTCGGCTGTCAGGGAGAGATCGGCGTAGCCTGCTCCATGGCGGCCGGAGGTTTGTGTGCAATACTGGGCGGCTCACCATTACAGATTGAGAACGCGGCAGAAATCGGTATGGAACACAACCTGGGGCTAACCTGTGATCCTGTTGGCGGGCTGGTTCAGGTTCCCTGTATCGAACGAAATACCATGGGTGCGGTCAAGGCAATCAATGCCGCCCGGCTGGCTCTGATTGGTACCGGAGAGCACCGGGTATCACTGGACGACGTCATTGAAACCATGCACCAGACCGGGCTGGACATGCAGGACAAGTACAAAGAAACAGCCACCGGTGGGCTGGCTGTTAATGTAGTGATGTGCTGA